The window GTAATCTCTGCCCGGCCGATGAGCCGGCGCGAACGGGAGGTGTATCGCCGTGCCGAAGCCGACGAAGGCCAAGAAGACGATCAAGCCAGTGCCGACGCATAAGTCCGAGGCGGCCGAACGGGCCTTCTGGGACGCTGCCGATTCCGTCGACTACCTCGACTGGTCGCAAGCCCAGCGCGTCCGGCTCCCCGCGTTGAAGCCGTCGACCACCACCATCTCCCTCCGGCTGCCCGATGGCATGTTGGACGCGCTCAAGGTGCTCGCGAACGAGCGCGATGTTCCGTATCAGAGCTTGCTCAAAGTCTTCCTCGCCGAACGCCTCGCCGCCGAACGGGGGCGCAAGCGGCGCGCCAGCTGAGGGTTAACATCGCATGCAGCAGTCAGCCGCGTTGGTGTGCTCGCTGCGCTCGCTTGATGTGATGCGGCTGCAGCTGATGCTCAACGTTGAGGGTGTAGGATAAGCCCACTTCGAAGGCCGATGGGCGCGCGATACGCGATACCACGACGGGCAGGTGGGTCGGGCGGCCCGTGATGCGTTCGCCGGTGCCTCACGGTCCTCGTGGGGCGCCAAGGGGCGCGCCTCCGCCCCGTTAGGCGGCGTATCCGGCGTGGGCCAGCTTCTCGATATTGTGGACTAGGCAGAAGAGCTTCCACTGCCCTTCGACCTTCGCGCGGCCTCGGAGCGTGAAGCGTGCGAGCCCCTTGTTGTGCCGGAGGTTTGCGAAGACCGGCTCCACCGTGGCGAAGCGCCGCCCGTACTGGGCGCGGCCCTCCGGGGTGTCCACGCGCCGTTGCATCTGCCGGGTGTAGCTCTCAGGCCGACCGGGTGCGGGCCCGTCGAAGAACATCACCTGCCGCGTCTCGGTCCGATCGGGCGTGCGCAGGCAGCGTGTGCGATGTGCACACGGCACGCAGTCCCGCTTCGCGCCGCGGAATTGCGCGCCGCGGTAGCCCTTGATCACGAGATCCTTCCCCTTCCGATAGAGCGACTTGCCCGCGGGGCAGACACAGGTGCGCGCGAGGGGATCGAAGGTGAAGTCGCTGGGCAGATACCGCGGCAGGCTCGTCGGGACGCGCGACTTGTCGTGCAAGGGATCGGGGCCCTGTTGATGGCGTGCCTGCGTGGCGAAGCGTTCATCCCGCGCCCGCATGCCGTTGTCGGCGATCAGCGCGGGACGGTCCTGGATCGCCAGCGCGCGCAGGTTCGCTTCACTGTGGTAGCCGGCGTCCGCGGTGATCAGCGTCGTCGCCGTGCACTGCGGCACGAGGGCCGCGACGACCGGCAGCAGCAGCTCCTGCTCCGTCCCGGTGCCATGCGCCTGCGCGTCGACGATGATCTGGGCCTTCGCGTCGACCGCCGCGACGGCGGTGTAGCCCCTGCACCACGCCCTTGCCCGTGGCCATCTTTGCGCTGTCGGGATCCGTGCGGTTGCTCAGGCGCACCGCGCCTTGGCACTGCGCCGGTCGTCGGGGTGCGCCGCGAGCCACGCCCGCAGCTGCGCCGCGTCGCGCTCGAGGCGCGCGAGGCGCTCGGCGTCCCGCGTCCGCCGCGACGTCGGCGGCCCGTCGGGCGGAGTGGGCGGTCCGTCGTCGGTCGCGTCCGTCGCCTGATGGCGCGCGAGCATGCGGGCCGCCGCGGCCTCCAGCTTCTCCGCCTGCCGTTCGAAGTCGGCGCGCTTCCCGCTGCGCCGCTTCGACGCATTGCTCGGCAGCTTCACGCCGTCGATCGCGAACATCTCGCGGCCGATCAGCCCCTGTTGGTCGCACACCGCGAGGACGGCCGCGAAGACGTGGGCGATGTCCGGGCCGAGGCCGCTCACGAACGCGGCGATCGTGGTGAAGTGCGGGGTGCGCGTCCC of the Gemmatimonadota bacterium genome contains:
- a CDS encoding BrnA antitoxin family protein, which encodes MPKPTKAKKTIKPVPTHKSEAAERAFWDAADSVDYLDWSQAQRVRLPALKPSTTTISLRLPDGMLDALKVLANERDVPYQSLLKVFLAERLAAERGRKRRAS